A stretch of the Cydia amplana chromosome 6, ilCydAmpl1.1, whole genome shotgun sequence genome encodes the following:
- the LOC134648990 gene encoding ero1-like protein has protein sequence MAYKNCCVVFIIFALAIVQVVGYDTELYDSTPCDSNVCFEELHGALGDCSCNVDTIDYFNNVKIFPRIQSLVRKDYFRFYKVNLKKECPFWADDSRCAMKYCHIKTCTKESVPGYENGYENEILDETPASKYSKEAQSNCNSDSDHDPDLGYLNMTISAASQYEIAKWKAHDDALENFCECDDKDAEAEYVDLSLNPERYTGYKGPSAHRIWRSIYQENCFRPKANPYESFPYVLSTDLSNMCLEERVFYRAVSGMHTSINIHLCSKYLLAEKAVSFVASPEGEWGPNLEEFQRRFDPSQTLGESPNWLKNLYFVYLLEMRALAKAGPYLEREEYYTGNPTEDEETREAISNMLGVIYSFPDHFNESSMFNGGSQAAKLKVEFREHFRNISRIMDCVGCDKCKLWGKLQTQGLGTALKILFSGKWDGPEDDPEQGRLPLRHKAHERLQRTEIVALFNAFARLSNSIRELENFRNMLSSHKETPKQNIFGGARDSSDKSKVKEHCVSSGAKPQIWS, from the exons ATGGCATATAAAAATTGTTGTGTAGTGTTTATAATTTTCGCTTTAGCGATAGTCCAAGTGGTTGGTTACGACACGGAACTGTACGATTCGACGCCCTGCGACAGCAATGTGTGCTTCGAAGAGCTCCACGGGGCCCTGGGCGACTGTTCTTGTAATGTAGACACGATAGACTACTTTAATAACGTCAAAATATTTCCCCGCATACAGAGCTTGGTACGCAAGGACTATTTTCGCTTCTACAAGGTAAATTTGAAGAAAGAATGCCCTTTTTGGGCAGACGACAGCCGATGTGCCATGAAGTACTGTCATATCAAAACTTGTACAAAGGAAAGTGTACCTGGGTACGAAAACGGGTATGAAAATGAGATCTTAGATGAAACACCAGCTAGCAAATACTCTAAAGAGGCTCAATCTAACTGCAACTCTGATTCTGATCATGACCCGGACCTGGGTTACTTGAATATGACTATTAGTGCAGCCAGTCAGTATGAAATAGCAAAGTGGAAAGCCCATGACGATGCTCTTGAGAACTTCTGTGAATGCGACGACAAAGATGCCGAGGCGGAGTATGTGGACTTGTCTCTGAATCCTGAACGATACACAGGATACAAGGGCCCCTCAGCACACAGAATTTGGAGGAGCATATATCAGGAAAATTGCTTCCGCCCTAAGGCTAATCCTTatgaatcattcccatatgtttTGAGTACAGATTTGAGTAATATGTGCTTAGAGGAAAGGGTGTTTTATAGAGCAGTTTCAGGCATGCATACCAGCATTAACATTCATTTGTGCTCCAAGTACCTCCTGGCTGAAAAAGCAGTTAGTTTTGTTGCTTCCCCGGAAGGTGAATGGGGACCGAACCTTGAAGAATTCCAGCGTCGCTTTGATCCCTCGCAGACACTAGGCGAAAGTCCTAATTGGCTGAAAAatctatattttgtttatttattagaaaTGAGAGCTTTAGCTAAAGCGGGTCCGTACTTAGAAAGAGAAGAATATTATACAGGCAATCCCACGGAAGACGAGGAGACTAGAGAAGCTATAAGTAATATGCTCGGTGTAATCTACAGCTTCCCGGACCATTTCAACGAGTCTTCAATGTTCAACGGAGGCAGCCAGGCTGCTAAACTGAAAGTCGAATTCCGCGAGCACTTCCGTAACATATCAAGGATCATGGATTGTGTGGGGTGTGATAAATGTAAGCTGTGGGGGAAGTTACAGACCCAGGGGCTCGGCACAGCCTTGAAGATCCTATTCTCAGGCAAATGGGATGGTCCGGAAGATGACCCGGAGCAGGGCAGGTTGCCGCTGCGGCATAAAGCTCATGAAAGGTTGCAGAGAACAGAGATTGTGGCATTATTCAATGCCTTTGCCAGACTTTCTAACAGTATTAGAGAATTGGAAAACTTCCGGAACATGCTCAG CTCGCATAAAGAGACACCGAAGCAAAATATATTTGGCGGCGCTAGAGATTCCAGTGACAAGAGTAAGGTGAAGGAACATTGCGTTTCCAGCGGGGCGAAGCCGCAAATTTGGAGCTAA